CATGTCATAAATGATATGTTTAATTTCTTTCATCAACTCAGCATCACAAAAAAGAAGTAGGAGTTCAAGTCCTTGTTGACACAATCTTTCAAGTTATAGTGTGTTTTTCATATCATGTTAATCCTGGGTATTTAATCTGATTCAGCGTAAGGTCAGCTTTATAATCTATGTCTAAGTTAACAGGATAAGGTTTTGAATTACCTATGCCTCACAGATGCTTGAGTGTTCGGGCGTGTTGGATTATCAGTTGGAGATTCCATTTCATCCTGCCCACCATCCCAAGAAGAGATCAACAATGGTTCATTGTGTTGTTCATCATCCAAGGAGGAACTGCAGCAGAGAATCATCAGTATAGTTATATTTTTGCAGAAATTTAGGCAAACGTGCACAGAAAACCACAAGAAAATAGAAAACTAAAACATAATTCAACTTGCGAGAGCACCTATCAGATGAACCGTCTATGACATTGTCGAAAGAATGGTGCGGTGATAACCTCGAACTATCTGCAACATCTGCTACCACGGTTTCCCTAGCAAGGCCAGATGGAGCTTGTTCTTGCCTGCTTTCAAGCATGAAAACGTTATTATATTTGAGGTTCTGCCAAACATGATTTCAAGGCTATCATTAGAAAAACAGCAATCTACCTCCTCATCGCACGTGTCTGTACTGTAGTACTGCTTCTCGTCTTAAGAAGGTTCCTGCGAAATGGAGGAAGATTAAGCTTTTCTTAATATGCATGTTAATGTGTGAGTTACAAAACAGAACTGGTGCACTTAAACATAAGTGCACTTACAAATTTGGCTGCTCTGGAACGACATGTGCTGAGGATGAGCCTTGAACCCGAACACGACTATCTTGGGAACCAGTAGATGTTCTATCCACCAACTATACTGTGTCAGCATTGAAAGTATAACAATGCATAAAAATTTATAGCTTAGCAATGAGCACAGTTACCTTTCAACCGTCCCTCTAGGGAAAGGTTCCTTGCTACCAGCAGAAGTTCTGTGCGACAACTAAATTGTTTCATCAATGTGATGAGGTTAAATCACACAACTAAGTATATATATAGTTCCAGAATGACCACACTTACCTCTCAATTATTTCCCTCGGGTTCGGTTCTTCGGCTGGTGCACATTCTTTTTGAACATAAAATGCATGTATCTCAGATCCCGACAGCAAATCACTAAGTGTGTCACATCCAGCAATGTCAACAAGCGCAGCAGAGGTGGAGCTAAGGAAAAGACGATAATTTATTGTAATGCGGATACTACTCCCGATACCACATTTTTCTCTGACACTCTCAAAGAACTCACTCACTGCTATATTCTCACCAACATCAAACATTTTAAATTTCCCACCCACATACTTCGGATTATGAGGGTTGTCATCGACAACCTTTCCATTATACCATATGGCGACGCGTGCCATTGACCCGATAGTAACCGTTTGTTGATTATTGTAATATCGAACTGCAGTGTCATAAAATTGATATCATTCTTTCCACAAGATACACAGAATGCATGTAATAATATCTAACAGAAACAGCCTAATAACTTCAATCA
This is a stretch of genomic DNA from Papaver somniferum cultivar HN1 chromosome 1, ASM357369v1, whole genome shotgun sequence. It encodes these proteins:
- the LOC113290760 gene encoding uncharacterized protein LOC113290760 isoform X1 — protein: MARVAIWYNGKVVDDNPHNPKYVGGKFKMFDVGENIAVSEFFESVREKCGIGSSIRITINYRLFLSSTSAALVDIAGCDTLSDLLSGSEIHAFYVQKECAPAEEPNPREIIERTSAGSKEPFPRGTVERTSTGSQDSRVRVQGSSSAHVVPEQPNLNLLKTRSSTTVQTRAMRRQEQAPSGLARETVVADVADSSRLSPHHSFDNVIDGSSDSSSLDDEQHNEPLLISSWDGGQDEMESPTDNPTRPNTQASVRHRSVSKADVGRRRFTSADLNAPILTSSALDNEFFVGQIFETKQKLKFALHDIAVRSRRDLRACKSDQQRVEWKCGAKGCGWCIRGNKIGDLHHLELLGI
- the LOC113290760 gene encoding uncharacterized protein LOC113290760 isoform X2, with product MARVAIWYNGKVVDDNPHNPKYVGGKFKMFDVGENIAVSEFFESVREKCGIGSSIRITINYRLFLSSTSAALVDIAGCDTLSDLLSGSEIHAFYVQKECAPAEEPNPREIIERTSAGSKEPFPRGTVERTSTGSQDSRVRVQGSSSAHVVPEQPNLNLLKTRSSTTVQTRAMRRQEQAPSGLARETVVADVADSSSSSLDDEQHNEPLLISSWDGGQDEMESPTDNPTRPNTQASVRHRSVSKADVGRRRFTSADLNAPILTSSALDNEFFVGQIFETKQKLKFALHDIAVRSRRDLRACKSDQQRVEWKCGAKGCGWCIRGNKIGDLHHLELLGI
- the LOC113290760 gene encoding uncharacterized protein LOC113290760 isoform X3 — protein: MARVAIWYNGKVVDDNPHNPKYVGGKFKMFDVGENIAVSEFFESVREKCGIGSSIRITINYRLFLSSTSAALVDIAGCDTLSDLLSGSEIHAFYVQKECAPAEEPNPREIIERTSAGSKEPFPRGTVERTSTGSQDSRVRVQGSSSAHVVPEQPNLNLLKTRSSTTVQTRAMRRQEQAPSGLARETVVADVADSSRLSPHHSFDNVIDGSSDSSSLDDEQHNEPLLISSWDGGQDEMESPTDNPTRPNTQASVRHSFQSRCRTP